A stretch of Aphanothece sacrum FPU1 DNA encodes these proteins:
- a CDS encoding HU family DNA-binding protein, translating to MNKGELIDAVAMKANVTKKQADAVITATIETIMEAVSGEDKVTLVGFGSFESRDRKAREGRNPKTNEKMSIPATKVPAFSAGKLFKEKVAPPKEPKE from the coding sequence ATGAATAAAGGCGAATTAATCGATGCAGTAGCCATGAAAGCTAATGTCACCAAAAAACAAGCAGATGCCGTGATTACCGCGACGATTGAAACCATCATGGAAGCTGTATCAGGAGAGGATAAAGTAACATTAGTGGGTTTTGGATCATTTGAGTCGCGTGACAGAAAAGCTCGTGAAGGTCGTAACCCCAAAACCAACGAAAAAATGAGTATTCCTGCGACCAAAGTGCCGGCTTTTTCGGCAGGAAAGCTTTTTAAGGAAAAGGTCGCCCCTCCTAAAGAACCTAAAGAGTAG